One Bdellovibrio sp. ArHS genomic region harbors:
- a CDS encoding cytochrome c biogenesis protein ResB, with the protein MNKAAWSRLSFLKKLNKPLASLKLAVFIILSIAVITAVGTFVEAKYDAQAARKLVYDTWFMYTIMAMLVINLLAVMVDRLPWKKRHAAFVLAHIGIIILLAGAYLTMEFGLDGSMRVGIGESNNLVQTSETDLVVYTSFDGDRYSKTLEQEVDFFKNPPSEKHPYIIPAYEGEIRIVDYKKYVIPSKKVLVGEEGKSGAGLRFQLQNPNVNVIEWLVQRKPGNLATHNFGPAQIHLGPAPEKPRGANEIYLTPEKGGLRYVVFQKDSDKPLKKGFVKEGDVFDPGFKMALSFRVLRFLPNAKEDWEIQTLERPTPLTTAAIKILFEGKENWVLLNDMVKLFTTNSVYLLTYGNRRIDIGFPVKLKKFQVSHYQGTMRAMAYESLVEVPDLGEQVISMNEPLKYKGLTIYQASFQEENGQPVASIFSVNHDPGRFLKYLGSLVLSLGTILLMWFKHLDFKIARKSQRNDGENT; encoded by the coding sequence TTGAATAAAGCGGCTTGGTCTCGACTTTCTTTCCTGAAAAAACTCAACAAACCTCTGGCTTCGTTGAAGTTGGCTGTTTTTATTATTTTGTCCATCGCTGTGATTACGGCGGTGGGGACTTTCGTTGAAGCAAAATACGACGCCCAGGCCGCGCGCAAGCTCGTCTATGACACCTGGTTTATGTACACCATCATGGCGATGTTGGTGATCAATCTGTTGGCGGTGATGGTCGATCGTCTTCCCTGGAAAAAAAGGCATGCGGCTTTCGTTCTTGCGCATATCGGGATCATCATTCTTTTGGCCGGGGCTTATTTGACTATGGAGTTCGGCCTCGACGGTTCGATGCGCGTGGGAATCGGGGAGTCTAACAATCTTGTGCAGACGTCGGAAACGGACCTTGTCGTCTATACTTCTTTCGACGGCGATCGCTATTCGAAAACCCTGGAACAGGAAGTTGATTTCTTTAAGAACCCGCCTTCAGAAAAACACCCTTATATTATTCCGGCCTACGAGGGTGAAATTCGCATTGTCGATTACAAAAAATACGTCATTCCTTCAAAGAAGGTTCTCGTAGGGGAAGAAGGAAAAAGTGGCGCCGGTCTGCGCTTCCAACTGCAGAATCCCAATGTGAATGTCATTGAATGGTTAGTGCAACGTAAGCCTGGGAATTTGGCGACTCACAATTTCGGGCCTGCGCAAATTCATTTGGGTCCTGCGCCGGAAAAACCCCGTGGCGCCAACGAGATCTATTTGACCCCGGAAAAAGGGGGGCTTCGTTATGTGGTTTTTCAAAAGGATTCGGACAAACCGTTGAAAAAGGGCTTCGTGAAAGAAGGGGACGTCTTCGATCCCGGATTTAAGATGGCACTTTCTTTCCGCGTGCTGCGCTTTCTTCCGAATGCTAAAGAGGATTGGGAGATCCAAACCTTGGAACGGCCAACGCCATTAACGACCGCAGCCATCAAGATCCTTTTTGAAGGTAAGGAAAACTGGGTTCTTCTTAATGATATGGTGAAGCTTTTCACCACGAACTCGGTGTATCTTCTGACTTACGGAAATCGCCGTATCGACATTGGTTTCCCCGTGAAACTGAAAAAGTTCCAGGTCAGTCATTACCAGGGCACCATGCGTGCCATGGCCTATGAAAGTTTGGTCGAAGTTCCCGATTTGGGCGAACAGGTGATTTCCATGAATGAGCCCTTAAAATACAAAGGGCTGACAATTTACCAGGCCAGTTTTCAGGAAGAGAATGGACAGCCTGTCGCTTCCATATTTTCAGTGAATCACGATCCGGGCCGTTTTTTGAAATATCTGGGTTCGTTGGTGCTGAGCTTGGGGACGATCTTATTGATGTGGTTTAAGCATCTTGATTTTAAAATTGCGCGAAAATCCCAAAGAAACGATGGGGAGAATACATGA